In Brassica rapa cultivar Chiifu-401-42 chromosome A06, CAAS_Brap_v3.01, whole genome shotgun sequence, a single window of DNA contains:
- the LOC117126262 gene encoding uncharacterized protein LOC117126262: protein MKSVWSSVPLTCIALLKLCETFTFSPEPQLVTMRLYELWFLFADKPLRFSLREFADITGLKCEPEREKVGNGSESIDATPGRMWKELFETEDEDVTVPDVLRMLEQPSLPEWKRLRLALIALVDGLLVCGHKLLRVTPAYVQMLEDTRSFLQYPWGREAFVSTLSRLTPPQPCDPSKMDKSLSVMRLRLKQQSTACYGFPLALKLFAFKAIPSLLEKIPEPNKTTSFLQEPEGCDLTNALLNFEDILLVETQREVQCCCLSYLQNRSLNAQTLCTYECLCSLFEVIVTYSIPDEGGDPKWKKEVSDPRIDSLVR, encoded by the coding sequence ATGAAGTCAGTTTGGAGCTCTGTTCCACTTACCTGTATCGCGCTGCTCAAACTCTGCGAAACTTTTACATTCTCTCCTGAGCCGCAGCTGGTTACGATGCGCCTATATGAGCTCTGGTTCTTGTTTGCAGACAAGCCACTACGCTTTTCTCTGCGTGAGTTCGCAGACATCACGGGGCTGAAATGCGAGCCTGAAAGGGAAAAAGTTGGAAACGGGTCAGAATCTATCGATGCCACACCTGGACGTATGTGGAAAGAGTTGTTTGAAACTGAAGATGAAGACGTGACTGTACCAGATGTTCTTCGTATGCTTGAACAGCCTAGTCTTCCTGAGTGGAAGCGGTTGCGACTAGCTCTCATTGCGCTTGTAGATGGGCTCCTGGTTTGTGGTCACAAACTTCTTCGTGTGACGCCTGCTTACGTCCAGATGCTGGAAGACACCAGATCATTTCTTCAATATCCATGGGGGAGAGAGGCATTCGTCAGCACTCTGTCTAGGTTGACACCACCTCAGCCTTGTGATCCTTCTAAAATGGATAAATCCCTTTCGGTCATGCGCCTTCGTTTGAAACAGCAGTCAACAGCGTGTTATGGGTTCCCTCTGGCGCTGAAACTTTTTGCTTTTAAAGCTATCCCCTCATTGCTTGAGAAAATTCCCGAACCTAATAAAACCACTTCTTTCTTGCAAGAACCAGAAGGATGCGACTTAACAAATGCACTTCTGAATTTTGAAGACATACTTCTGGTGGAAACCCAAAGAGAGGTACAATGCTGTTGTCTATCTTATTTGCAAAACAGAAGTTTAAACGCTCAAACTTTGTGTACTTATGAATGTTTGTGTTCTTTGTTTGAGGTTATTGTTACGTATTCAATCCCAGATGAAGGTGGGGATCCAAAGTGGAAGAAAGAAGTAAGCGATCCCCGAATAGATAGCTTAGTTCGTTGA